Proteins encoded within one genomic window of Chthonomonadales bacterium:
- the gmk gene encoding guanylate kinase — protein MLTTAGDAPDEPLLADGLTAGRGRLFVVSGPSGVGKDAVLGALLASEARPTGIVRCVTATTRAPREGEVEGRDYQFLARDEFERRVQGGWFLEHAVFGANRYGTPRGAVDASLAAGVDVILKIEVQGALQVREVAPGAVLVFLAPPSWEALRERLSRRATEHAAAAAARLERAREEIAMAPLYDYVITNDRLAAAVDALRCVVVAERCRIRR, from the coding sequence ATGCTAACCACTGCCGGGGACGCGCCGGACGAGCCCCTGCTGGCCGATGGGCTCACCGCGGGGCGCGGCCGCCTGTTCGTGGTCTCCGGGCCGAGCGGCGTCGGCAAGGACGCGGTGCTCGGCGCGCTACTGGCGTCCGAGGCGCGCCCGACGGGCATCGTGCGCTGTGTCACGGCGACGACCCGCGCCCCGCGAGAGGGCGAGGTGGAGGGTCGCGACTACCAGTTCCTCGCGCGGGACGAGTTCGAGCGGCGCGTGCAGGGGGGCTGGTTCCTGGAGCACGCTGTGTTCGGCGCAAACCGCTACGGCACACCGCGCGGCGCGGTGGACGCGAGCCTGGCGGCGGGCGTCGACGTCATCCTCAAGATCGAGGTACAGGGCGCGCTGCAGGTGCGCGAGGTCGCTCCAGGGGCCGTTCTCGTCTTCCTGGCGCCGCCAAGCTGGGAGGCGCTGCGCGAGCGCCTCTCCCGACGCGCGACCGAGCACGCCGCGGCGGCGGCCGCGCGCCTCGAGCGCGCGCGGGAGGAGATCGCGATGGCTCCGCTCTACGACTACGTGATCACGAATGACCGCCTCGCCGCCGCGGTCGACGCGCTCCGCTGTGTCGTCGTCGCCGAGCGATGCCGCATCCGCCGATAG
- a CDS encoding xylose isomerase: MSYTPRKSDKFTFGLWTVGNRGRDPFGDVVRDTVAPEHAVQKLAELGAYGVNLHDNDLVPIDATVAERDSIVAAFRRALADSGMVVPMATTNLFFDPAFKDGAFTSNDPRVRAYALQKTMRAMDLGAELGARTYVFWGGREGAETDAGKDPVEAIKWMRECLNFLIGYNKEQGYGLQFALEAKPNEPRSDIYLPTTGSMLGFIETLDDPSMVGVNPEVAHESMAGLNFAHAVAQALEAGKLFHIDLNAQKFGRYDQDFRFGQEDQKGALFLVKLLEDYGYAGPRHFDAHALRTEDEAGVWDFAAGCMRTYLVLREKVRQFNADPEIQALRAAARTDPDGLASLLAGGYSAEVARKLSSLDIDRAALGARGMGYEKLDQLTVELLLGVR, translated from the coding sequence ATGAGCTATACCCCGCGGAAGTCCGACAAGTTCACCTTCGGCCTCTGGACCGTCGGTAACCGTGGCCGCGACCCGTTCGGCGACGTGGTGCGCGACACGGTTGCGCCCGAGCACGCGGTCCAGAAGCTCGCCGAACTGGGCGCATACGGCGTGAACCTGCACGACAACGACCTCGTGCCGATCGACGCCACGGTCGCCGAGCGAGACTCAATCGTCGCCGCCTTCCGGCGGGCGCTCGCCGACAGCGGCATGGTCGTCCCGATGGCGACGACGAACCTCTTCTTCGACCCGGCGTTCAAGGACGGCGCGTTCACCTCCAACGACCCGCGTGTTCGCGCCTACGCGCTCCAGAAGACCATGCGCGCGATGGACCTGGGCGCCGAGTTGGGCGCGCGGACCTACGTGTTCTGGGGCGGACGGGAGGGGGCGGAGACGGACGCCGGCAAGGACCCGGTCGAGGCGATCAAGTGGATGCGGGAGTGCCTCAACTTCCTCATCGGCTACAACAAGGAGCAAGGGTACGGCCTCCAGTTCGCGCTCGAGGCGAAACCCAACGAGCCGCGCAGCGACATCTATCTGCCCACCACCGGCTCCATGCTGGGCTTCATCGAGACGCTCGACGACCCGTCGATGGTGGGCGTGAACCCCGAGGTGGCACACGAAAGCATGGCGGGGCTCAACTTCGCCCACGCTGTCGCGCAGGCCCTCGAGGCCGGAAAGCTCTTTCACATCGACCTCAACGCCCAGAAGTTCGGCCGCTATGACCAGGACTTCCGCTTCGGCCAAGAGGACCAGAAGGGAGCGCTCTTCCTGGTGAAGCTGCTCGAGGACTACGGCTACGCGGGGCCGCGCCATTTCGACGCTCACGCGCTGCGCACGGAGGACGAGGCCGGCGTCTGGGACTTCGCGGCCGGCTGCATGCGCACCTACCTGGTCCTGCGCGAGAAGGTGCGGCAGTTCAACGCAGATCCCGAGATCCAGGCCTTGCGGGCGGCGGCCAGAACCGACCCCGACGGCCTGGCCAGCCTGCTCGCGGGCGGCTACAGCGCGGAGGTCGCCCGCAAGCTGTCGTCGCTCGACATCGATCGCGCTGCCCTCGGAGCCCGGGGCATGGGCTACGAGAAGCTTGACCAGCTCACGGTGGAGTTGCTCCTGGGGGTCCGCTAG
- a CDS encoding cofactor-independent phosphoglycerate mutase produces MKYILLVPDGAADLPLPELEDRTPLEAARTPYMDDLASRGTVGVVAVTPPDMYPGSDAANMALLGYDPREHYTGRGAVEAAALEIPMAATDVAFRCSLVSTDGERLTDYSAGHISTKDARPLIELAARKLGTPRVHLFPGVSYRHIMLWNEGPVDVLAFAPHEHMGRALDEILPRGDGESTLRRFIWDSLDLLDGQPINRRRVGEGLPPANLLWPWGQGRAPRLPAFAALHGLAGAVVAGVDVVRGLARLAGLEVVRVPGATGYLDTDYAGKGRAALAALHRHPFVMVHVEAPDEAGHSGSIDEKIKAIESVDRDVLGTLLHGLKHLDDFRVLVVPDHATPVSTRGHHIGPVPYLLFDSRRGPTLRVPFDERASHERVPRVDEGYRLIGELFAAS; encoded by the coding sequence GTGAAGTACATTCTGCTGGTGCCGGACGGCGCGGCCGACCTGCCGCTGCCGGAGCTCGAGGACCGCACTCCGCTGGAGGCCGCGCGCACGCCCTACATGGATGACCTGGCGAGTCGCGGCACGGTCGGCGTCGTGGCGGTGACGCCGCCGGACATGTACCCCGGCAGCGACGCGGCCAACATGGCGCTGCTCGGGTACGATCCGCGCGAGCACTACACGGGCCGCGGGGCGGTGGAGGCAGCGGCGCTCGAGATCCCGATGGCCGCCACGGACGTGGCGTTCCGCTGTTCGCTCGTGAGCACCGACGGCGAGCGCCTGACCGACTACAGTGCCGGCCACATCTCCACGAAGGATGCCCGCCCGCTGATCGAGCTGGCCGCAAGGAAGCTGGGCACGCCGCGCGTGCACCTCTTTCCTGGCGTCTCCTACCGCCACATTATGCTCTGGAACGAGGGTCCGGTCGACGTTCTGGCCTTCGCGCCCCACGAGCACATGGGGCGAGCGCTCGATGAGATCCTGCCGCGGGGCGACGGCGAGTCGACACTTCGCCGGTTCATCTGGGACTCGCTTGACCTGCTGGACGGTCAGCCAATCAACCGGCGGCGCGTGGGCGAGGGGCTTCCGCCCGCGAACCTGCTCTGGCCATGGGGCCAGGGCCGCGCGCCCCGGTTGCCGGCCTTCGCGGCGCTGCACGGGCTCGCCGGCGCCGTGGTGGCGGGGGTCGACGTGGTGCGCGGCCTGGCTCGCCTGGCCGGCCTGGAGGTGGTCCGGGTGCCCGGCGCCACCGGCTATCTCGACACCGACTACGCCGGCAAAGGGCGGGCCGCGCTCGCGGCGCTGCACAGGCACCCGTTCGTGATGGTCCACGTTGAGGCGCCCGACGAGGCGGGCCACTCTGGGAGCATTGACGAGAAGATCAAGGCCATCGAGTCCGTGGACCGCGACGTGCTCGGCACGCTCCTCCACGGGCTGAAGCACCTGGACGACTTCCGCGTCCTGGTGGTGCCCGACCACGCAACCCCGGTTTCGACGCGCGGGCACCACATCGGCCCCGTGCCCTATCTGCTCTTCGACTCGCGCCGAGGTCCGACGCTGCGCGTTCCGTTCGACGAGCGCGCGTCCCACGAGCGCGTGCCCCGCGTCGACGAAGGGTATCGCCTCATCGGCGAGCTCTTCGCGGCCTCCTGA
- a CDS encoding DUF4097 family beta strand repeat protein, whose product MGDDHIAAILKMLEEGRITASEAEKLLSALGAEKGGAQQGGAAPSARAAEPKAEPTAEAESGPSKSFEFRWNQKRGFPMDLGALSKQIQQVVKKVDPERILRDARAGGKRWQEKVRHWGRMLDEDEAPPRNDLGLPTASTTETQTFDLSAESIVQVENKWGPVQVRGGADGFRLDVTREAWAPTQEEAAGRLRELKVDCEAHIAGPPMPQPTPPPFVGFGAAPPPPPPAPRQSRLDVQVCAPEGFREGTVSLTLHVPGPAALRLATTFGAAEVRDMSGSVEVHTVSGSVGFEELSGSVRAEGVSGAMRAVGVSGHLGFSSKSGDLSAERLSKGGSLVAVSGDVRATDVDGGRLEARSVSGDVRVERAGVGAPIDLSVESVSGDVHLASARGNVALKTVSGDAVAEDLNATMVQAQAVSGDMRIHMHSPLTGTLTTSTVSGDVEIRLPGESSFRFTLATQSGELRCEHTAHDVDRTDTLWTGTVGTGVGVVNVQTLSGDVRLGTTD is encoded by the coding sequence ATGGGCGACGACCACATCGCGGCGATCCTCAAGATGCTGGAGGAGGGACGCATCACGGCCTCCGAGGCCGAGAAGCTGCTCTCGGCGCTGGGCGCCGAGAAGGGCGGCGCGCAGCAGGGCGGTGCGGCTCCTTCGGCCCGAGCCGCCGAGCCGAAGGCCGAACCCACGGCCGAGGCCGAGTCGGGGCCCTCCAAGTCGTTCGAGTTCCGATGGAACCAGAAGCGCGGTTTCCCGATGGACCTTGGCGCCCTGAGCAAGCAGATTCAACAAGTCGTCAAGAAGGTGGACCCCGAGCGCATTCTGCGCGACGCGCGTGCCGGCGGTAAGCGCTGGCAGGAGAAGGTGCGCCATTGGGGCCGTATGTTGGACGAGGACGAGGCCCCGCCGCGGAACGACCTGGGGCTTCCGACCGCCTCCACCACCGAGACGCAGACGTTCGACCTGTCGGCCGAGTCCATAGTCCAGGTAGAGAACAAGTGGGGACCGGTGCAGGTGCGTGGGGGGGCCGACGGCTTCCGTCTCGACGTGACGCGGGAGGCGTGGGCCCCGACGCAGGAGGAGGCAGCGGGGCGCCTGCGCGAGCTGAAGGTGGACTGCGAGGCACATATAGCCGGGCCGCCGATGCCCCAGCCCACGCCGCCGCCTTTCGTCGGGTTCGGCGCCGCGCCGCCTCCGCCTCCGCCCGCGCCCCGACAGAGCCGGCTGGACGTCCAGGTATGCGCTCCAGAGGGGTTCCGTGAGGGCACCGTCAGCCTGACGCTTCACGTACCCGGCCCCGCCGCCCTCCGCCTGGCCACGACGTTCGGCGCGGCGGAGGTGCGCGACATGTCGGGCAGCGTGGAGGTGCACACGGTGAGCGGGTCCGTTGGCTTCGAGGAGCTGAGCGGGTCGGTGCGCGCCGAGGGAGTCAGCGGGGCGATGCGGGCCGTCGGCGTCAGCGGGCATCTGGGGTTCAGCAGCAAGAGCGGTGACCTCTCCGCGGAGCGGTTGTCGAAAGGTGGCTCCCTCGTGGCGGTGAGCGGCGACGTGCGCGCGACCGATGTGGACGGCGGGCGCCTCGAGGCGCGTTCCGTGTCGGGCGACGTGCGAGTTGAGCGTGCGGGTGTCGGGGCACCCATCGACCTCTCCGTGGAGTCGGTGTCCGGCGACGTGCACCTGGCCAGCGCGCGCGGCAACGTCGCGCTCAAGACCGTTTCTGGCGACGCCGTCGCCGAGGATCTGAACGCCACCATGGTGCAGGCGCAGGCCGTCTCCGGCGACATGCGGATCCACATGCACAGCCCGCTCACGGGCACGCTGACCACGAGCACGGTGTCTGGCGACGTTGAGATCCGGCTGCCGGGCGAGTCCAGCTTCCGCTTCACGCTCGCCACCCAGTCCGGCGAGCTCCGCTGCGAGCATACCGCGCACGACGTCGATCGGACTGATACGCTGTGGACCGGCACGGTGGGTACCGGCGTCGGTGTCGTCAACGTGCAGACGCTCTCTGGCGACGTGCGGCTCGGCACGACCGACTGA